The genomic stretch AGGGTCAAGTAGGGTTCTGTTTGTTATTGTTGCTCCAGGAGCAATTGTGTTCACTCTGATTTTAAAAGGAGCAAGCTCTATCACAAGATTTTTGGCAAGCATTTCTAGGGCAGCCTTACTCATGGCATACGCAGCAAGATTTTCATGGCTTTGATGTGCGGTCACCGAGGAAGTAAAAAGCATAGCCCCGCCATTGGGCTGCTCCTTCATGACTTTTGCGGCTGCCTGTGCAAGGAAGAAAGTGCCGGCTTGATTGACTCTGGAAACTTCCATAAAATCAGCCCTGGAGTAATTCAAAAATTCGCCGAATAGCGTGATACCAGCATTGGCAACTATAATGTCAACAGTTCCAAAATGTGAGACTGCAGCTTGGATCATTGCTTCTATCACTTCCTCTGAACTGGAATCGCCGGAGATAGGGACTGCAGCTACTCCATGGATATGACTTATCCTCTCACATGCCTTGCTGATCAATTCTTCTTCTAGATCATTTAGAATTAAATTCACACTTTGGGCAGCGAGTTTTTCGGAGATGGCCAGGCCGATTCCCTGGCCAGCTCCGGTAATTATGGCTGTTCTTTGGGGCTTCATGTTATTAATGTGAATCCCGTTTTACCTCTGATCCTGAACTGCCCTGTAGGAAATCGAAATCCACTCCTTCATGAGCCTGGTTTACCTTGTCAAGGAAAAGGTTGACATAGCCTCTTTCATAAGGCAGATTCAGCGGTTTGAAAGTAGCCCTTCTTTTTTCAAATTCCTCTTCAGAAATCATCAGGTTGAGTGTTCTGGCAGGGACATTAAGTTCTATAGTGTCTCCAGTCTGCACGAAAGCCAAAGGACCGCCAATTGCTGATTCCGGTGAAACGTGCAATACCACAGTTCCATAACCGGTTCCGCTCATTCTGCCATCGGAGATTCTGACCATATCCTTGATTCCTTTGGCAAGAAGTTTTTGGGGTAAACCCATATTTCCCACTTCCGGCATGCCTGGGTAACCTTTAGGCCCTACGTTTTTCATGACCATTACAGAGTTTTCGTCAATCTCCAGATCAGGAGAATCCACTCTCGCTTTGTAATCATCAATGTCCTCAAATACAACAGCTTTTCCGGTGTGAGTCAATAGATGTGGAGAAGCGGCAGAAGGTTTTATCACCGCTCCATTCGGGCAGAGATTGCCTTTCAGCACTGCTATTCCGGAATCAGGCTTTATAGGGTTTTCAAAAGTGCCGATAAGATTTCTATCGTAACATTCGGCTTTTTCTATGTTTTCACCTAAGGTTTTCCCGTTTACGGTGATCGAATCCTGGTGTAGGTGTTTTTCTATTTCTTTCATCACAGCAGGCAGTCCGCCTGCATAGAAGAGGTCTTCTACCCAATGCTCACCAGAAGGCTGAACATTGGCGATAAGTGGGATGATAGAGGAGAATTTATCAAAATCTGTCAAGTCAAGATCTACCCCGATCCGCTTGGCTATGGCAGTGAGATGCAGGATGAAATTGGTGGATCCGCCCAATGCGGCATTGACCATGATTGAGTTTTCAAAAGCCTTTCTAGTCAGGATTTTGCTCATTTTCATATCTTCATTGACCATTTCCACGATGCGCATTCCGGTCATGTGTGCAAGTACCTTTCTTCTGGAATCGGCAGCCGGGATGGTAGCATTGTCAGGAAGAGAAAGCCCTAGGGACTCTACCATCGCTGCCATAGTGGAGGCAGTGCCCATAGGAGCACAGTGGCCTACTGATCGGGACATGGCTGCCTCTGCTTCTATAAATTCCTCCTGGGTGATTTTACCCAATTTGAAATCTTCTGCAAATCGCCAGACATCAGAGGTGCCTATTTTTTTTCCTTTAAATCTTCCCACGAGCATAGGGCCTCCGGATAGCACCATAGCGGGAATATCCACTGAAGCCGCACCCATCACGAGTGAAGGGGTGGTTTTATCACAACCGCACATAAGAACTACACCATCCATTGGATTGGCACGGATACTTTCTTCCACATCCATACTGGCTAGGTTCCGGAACAGCATAGCAGTGGGTTTTATGGAGCATTCCCCGAGGGACATTACCGGGAATTCCAGCGGGAAACCGCCTGCTTCCCAAATCCCCCGCTTCAAGGCCTCCGCGAGATCTCTAAAGTGGGCATTACATGGGGTGAGTTCAGACCAGGTATTGCAGATACCGATTACAGGTTTGTCCCCCTCGAAGAGATGGTGGGGAAATCCCTGGTTTTTCATCCAGGAGCGATATATAAATCCGTCTTTTCCCGTGCGGCCGTACCAGTCTTGGCTTCGGAGTTTTTTCTTTGACATATAGGTTTTTTGGCTAATTGAGCCAGAATTTACCAAAAATTATGAGAAGGAAAGAAGTGAAAGAATATAGTAGGGAAATTTATTATAAATATAAATAAAAAGGGGGCTGGTTTCAGGGTTTCTATCTGTCTGATTTGTTGGTGACTATGTCTGGAATGACAAGAAATCAGAATTTTTATACAGGTTACTGTTTTTATATAAAAAATCACGATAACAATCAAAAAAAAGAGAGCCCTGTAATCAAAGCTCTCTTTTAAAAAGAGGTTGTCTCAAAAGTAAGTTTTTTTGTCAGGCTGAGCGAAGTCGAAGCCTTTTATGCGCTAATTAAGCCCATTTCGACTTCGCTCAATGTGACAATTATGAGTTATGAGACAGCCTCTTTAAATTCTCTCTATGTCAGCTCCAAGTGCTTTAAGTCTCTCATCAATATTCTGATAGCCACGGTCTATCTGTTCAATATTGTCGATGATAGATGTGCCGTTGGCGGACAGTGCGGCGATTAGCAGGGCTACCCCGGCACGGATATCAGGGGAGGTCATCCGTATGCCACGAAGTTCGGTTTTCCTGTCCAATCCGATCACTGTAGCTCTATGCGGATCACACAGAATGATTTGCGCTCCCATATCGATGAGTTTGTCCACGAAGAAGAGACGTGACTCAAACATCTTCTGATGCACCAGCACAGTGCCTTTGGCCTGGGTAGCTGTCACCAGCACAATACTGAGCAAATCAGGCGTGAAACCCGGCCAGATAGCATCTGCTACAGTAAGGATAGATCCGTCTATAAAAGTCTCAATTTCGTAGTGCTTTTGAGCGGGTACATGGATGTCATCCCCCCGGAATTCCAGCTTTATTCCCATTCTTCTAAACGTATCAGGAATATTGCCCAAGCGGGGAATTTGGCAGTCTTTGATGGTGATCTCCGATTGGGTCATGGCAGCGAGACCTATGAATGAGCCGATCTCGATCATATCGGGAAGCATTTTGTGAGTAGTACCTCCCAGCTTATCTACCCCTTCAATCGTAAGCAGGTTTGATCCCACTCCCGATATTTTGGCTCCCATACGATTCAGCATGTCGCAAAGCTGCTGCAAGTAAGGCTCACAGGCAGCATTGTAAATGGTGGTGGTGCCTTCGGCCATACTTGCGGCCATCACGATATTTGCCGTACCCGTTACGGATGCTTCATCAAGGAGCATATAGCTGCCTTTTAGGTTTTGGCCATTGATATGGAAAATTTCGTTTGCCGAATCGTAATTGAATTTAGCGCCTAGTTTCTGAAAACCTGTAAAGTGGGTGTCCATTCTTCTGCGTCCGATTTTATCCCCACCCGGCTTGGACAGTTTGCCCTTGCCAAACCTTGCCAAAAGGGGACCCAATAACATTACAGAGCCTCTTAGAGCAGATGCTTTTTTTAGATAATCCTGAGTTTCCATATACTCAAGATTGATCTCATCCGCTTGGAAAGTATAAGTTTCGGGACCTTGTTTGGTGACTTTTACGCCCATATCGCTCAATAGCTCAATGAGCTTATTGACATCTACTATATTGGGGACCTTTTCTAGGGTGACTTTCTCCGGAGTAAGGAGGACTGCGCAAAGAATCTGTAATGCTTCGTTTTTTGCTCCCTGGGGAATTATCTCACCTTTAAGCTTAAGTCCTCCATTGACACGAAATGAACCCATTAATTCCTACGTTTTTTGTTATGTCCGTTATTTGAGCGGCGCTTGTTGCTGTGACCGTTGCGCTTGTTTTTAGCATTGCTGCGCTCTTCCTGAAGTGGGGGTTTAAAGTCCCGACGTGTATTTGATTCAAACAAGCCGTTCTCTTTTACCTTTTCCAGGTCTATGTGCAGTTTGCCTTTGGATAACGTCTTGATGTCATCCAAGATTATGGCATCGTCAAAATTTTCCCTGTTCCATGTGGAATGAAAGCTTCGCATCAATTGTCCGATGAAAATGATGGCAGCCTCTTGCTCTTCGTCGTCCTCCAGTTTGATAGCTACTTCGATGAGTTTTTCGATGTTTCTGCCGTAGTGTTTGAATTTGATCTCACTGGTAGGGTATCCAATAGGCAAGGGTTTTTTGCCTAGCAGTTCTTTCTCGGGCATAGGAAATGGGGCGTCCACTTCCAGTTTGAAATCAGACATGATGTACAAGTCGTCCCAGAGTTTTTGATCATTCTCCTGTTTCAGGGAAGGATTCAATTGCTTGATGATTTCTATTGCTGTGAAGGCACTTTGGGTGCGCTTATCGCGATCTTCAATCGCCGTGATATGATCAACGAGGCGTTGAATGTTTTTGCCGTATTCTTTCAAAATGAGTTTTTGTTTGTCTGGTTCAAAGTGCTCCATTATGCCTCCCTATTTTGCGCTAATCAAGGTAATGAAAAAATTACCAAAAGGCAGGGGAGCAGGTGCTTAGTCTATAATCCTGAGCTTCGCAAAGCTAAGTAATAATGTTTTCTCACCAAAATGCTCGAACTGAATCGTCGCTTTTCGGTTAATTCCCTCTGTTTCAATTTTTTGAACTTTCCCAAAGCCAAACTTGGGATGCTCTACCAGCTGTTCCGCCTGTAGGTTGTTGGTGTTGGAAGGTTTGAAATCAGGGCTGGGCGTATGTACTTTCATCGCTGTAGGCATCCGGGTTTCAGGTTTTTTCTTAATGCCAATGTATCCAGATGACTCAGTTGTCCCCGGCAGCCCTTCTCTCCGGAATGCACCGGACATTTCTTTCGAAGATACCTTTTTACTTACTTTAATGCAATCCGGAGACACTTCCTCCAGGAATCTACTTGGCTCGCAGTTTAACAATCTGCCAAATCTATAGCGGGTAAGTGCATAGGTGAAATAGAGTTTCTCCATTGCCCGTGTGGTGGCCACGTAAAACAACCTTCTCTCTTCCTCTAGGTCCTCCCGACTCTGCATCATCATCTGGGAAGGGAATAGATCCTCTTCCATTCCCACGACAAAGACCTGCTTAAACTCAAGGCCTTTGGATGAATGTATGGTCATCAAGGTGATGGCATCAGTGGTGTCTTTGTCCCGGTCATTGTCTGTGAGAAGGGCTATTTCCTGCAGAAATGACCCTAGGCTTTTATCTTCATTTTCTTCATTGTCCACATATTCTTTGATTG from Algoriphagus sp. NG3 encodes the following:
- a CDS encoding SDR family oxidoreductase, with protein sequence MKPQRTAIITGAGQGIGLAISEKLAAQSVNLILNDLEEELISKACERISHIHGVAAVPISGDSSSEEVIEAMIQAAVSHFGTVDIIVANAGITLFGEFLNYSRADFMEVSRVNQAGTFFLAQAAAKVMKEQPNGGAMLFTSSVTAHQSHENLAAYAMSKAALEMLAKNLVIELAPFKIRVNTIAPGATITNRTLLDPDYENTWSDITPLGRAAAVQDIANAAAFLVSEEAKHITGQTLIIDGGWSCVSPSPYSQNN
- a CDS encoding IlvD/Edd family dehydratase, with amino-acid sequence MSKKKLRSQDWYGRTGKDGFIYRSWMKNQGFPHHLFEGDKPVIGICNTWSELTPCNAHFRDLAEALKRGIWEAGGFPLEFPVMSLGECSIKPTAMLFRNLASMDVEESIRANPMDGVVLMCGCDKTTPSLVMGAASVDIPAMVLSGGPMLVGRFKGKKIGTSDVWRFAEDFKLGKITQEEFIEAEAAMSRSVGHCAPMGTASTMAAMVESLGLSLPDNATIPAADSRRKVLAHMTGMRIVEMVNEDMKMSKILTRKAFENSIMVNAALGGSTNFILHLTAIAKRIGVDLDLTDFDKFSSIIPLIANVQPSGEHWVEDLFYAGGLPAVMKEIEKHLHQDSITVNGKTLGENIEKAECYDRNLIGTFENPIKPDSGIAVLKGNLCPNGAVIKPSAASPHLLTHTGKAVVFEDIDDYKARVDSPDLEIDENSVMVMKNVGPKGYPGMPEVGNMGLPQKLLAKGIKDMVRISDGRMSGTGYGTVVLHVSPESAIGGPLAFVQTGDTIELNVPARTLNLMISEEEFEKRRATFKPLNLPYERGYVNLFLDKVNQAHEGVDFDFLQGSSGSEVKRDSH
- the murA gene encoding UDP-N-acetylglucosamine 1-carboxyvinyltransferase yields the protein MGSFRVNGGLKLKGEIIPQGAKNEALQILCAVLLTPEKVTLEKVPNIVDVNKLIELLSDMGVKVTKQGPETYTFQADEINLEYMETQDYLKKASALRGSVMLLGPLLARFGKGKLSKPGGDKIGRRRMDTHFTGFQKLGAKFNYDSANEIFHINGQNLKGSYMLLDEASVTGTANIVMAASMAEGTTTIYNAACEPYLQQLCDMLNRMGAKISGVGSNLLTIEGVDKLGGTTHKMLPDMIEIGSFIGLAAMTQSEITIKDCQIPRLGNIPDTFRRMGIKLEFRGDDIHVPAQKHYEIETFIDGSILTVADAIWPGFTPDLLSIVLVTATQAKGTVLVHQKMFESRLFFVDKLIDMGAQIILCDPHRATVIGLDRKTELRGIRMTSPDIRAGVALLIAALSANGTSIIDNIEQIDRGYQNIDERLKALGADIERI
- a CDS encoding DUF4290 domain-containing protein encodes the protein MEHFEPDKQKLILKEYGKNIQRLVDHITAIEDRDKRTQSAFTAIEIIKQLNPSLKQENDQKLWDDLYIMSDFKLEVDAPFPMPEKELLGKKPLPIGYPTSEIKFKHYGRNIEKLIEVAIKLEDDEEQEAAIIFIGQLMRSFHSTWNRENFDDAIILDDIKTLSKGKLHIDLEKVKENGLFESNTRRDFKPPLQEERSNAKNKRNGHSNKRRSNNGHNKKRRN